A region from the Halobellus litoreus genome encodes:
- the gghA gene encoding glucosylglycerol hydrolase, which produces MNSDPDACRLLEGPTAELLAWHRGVQSSHDDDFAAATELTTRLGAHLTTDGHAEVGFWTPDLVDAGVPESAVYLEVLTPPADLDPGATDAREVTFDRSRVPLEREGEYHWGVVAGMRPGTRERVGSLYRLTYRSADGAWETIADPLAYSVPFGPFAPAEFYDVDRLDETRSDRRYFETLGTDDERVATTDDDGLPRIEPATSMLEIHPGTATNRGSLAGLADEYESIGEAQRGDEDLDAWQRNFVGYDAVQLMPVEPLTESEDSPAFWTVDSTTEESLTATVARPGAINWGYDIVVSAFSAPNPAILESGRPDELVDLIAACHGLPRPIKVVFDVALGHADDRGAELLADRFVLGPGMYGKHLDYTEPTARAVFLELQRRKMDFGADGIRVDGAQDFTSYDPEAGEMYHDDEFLAEMDRVVQEVAGTEYRPWMIYEDGRPWPREDWELASSYRALTEQHPHAFQWSPVTFAHNTPALLTFWATKWWRIREIGEFGSRWITGVANHDTVRRGTQIDPTTAFTRSPINPYLGDGFPETLDEAYDNAAASMLFHAFLPGVPMDFAHANMRAPWGFVRDTDDTWNVKVVAEEANFLHWQVRESDFADDRFFERVKSLGFESLAELQTFMDALAAAVDATDYDLDAVAAMLSAIDPPFEGSDDGLTPAALEAYADAWVRDVEAFSTLDHWRDAQVERRTRFRLRTREFRQEREWLRGDLRDDEYFTYRHPTEGTVLYYGLRRAPPGAPDAEELLFAGNMEGVAVEVSPDSLAADAAADANAPSIPTDGWDPALVSAGAEEVIASPPAVTLGNAEAVVWRREP; this is translated from the coding sequence ATGAACTCAGACCCAGACGCCTGCCGATTACTCGAGGGACCGACCGCGGAACTGCTCGCGTGGCACCGGGGGGTGCAATCGAGTCACGACGACGACTTCGCGGCCGCGACCGAGCTGACGACCCGGTTGGGTGCGCATCTGACGACCGATGGACACGCCGAGGTCGGTTTCTGGACGCCCGACCTCGTCGACGCCGGCGTGCCAGAATCGGCGGTGTATCTGGAGGTGCTCACGCCGCCTGCGGACCTCGATCCCGGCGCGACGGACGCCCGCGAGGTGACGTTCGACCGCTCGCGCGTTCCGCTGGAACGCGAGGGCGAATACCACTGGGGCGTCGTCGCCGGGATGCGACCCGGAACGCGCGAACGCGTCGGCTCGCTCTACCGGCTGACGTACCGGTCGGCGGACGGGGCGTGGGAGACGATCGCGGACCCGCTCGCGTACTCCGTCCCGTTCGGGCCGTTCGCGCCCGCGGAGTTCTACGACGTCGACCGACTCGACGAGACGCGCTCGGACCGACGCTACTTCGAGACCCTGGGGACCGACGACGAGCGCGTCGCGACTACCGACGACGACGGCCTCCCGCGGATCGAACCGGCGACGAGTATGCTCGAAATCCACCCCGGAACCGCCACGAATCGCGGGTCGCTGGCCGGTCTCGCCGACGAATACGAGTCCATCGGCGAAGCGCAGCGGGGCGACGAGGACCTCGACGCCTGGCAACGGAACTTCGTCGGGTACGACGCCGTGCAACTGATGCCCGTCGAACCCCTCACCGAGAGCGAGGACTCGCCGGCGTTCTGGACGGTCGATTCGACCACAGAGGAGTCGCTGACGGCGACCGTCGCGCGCCCGGGGGCGATCAACTGGGGGTACGACATCGTCGTCTCGGCGTTCTCCGCGCCGAACCCGGCGATTCTGGAGTCCGGACGACCGGACGAACTCGTCGACCTCATCGCCGCCTGTCACGGGCTTCCGCGGCCGATCAAGGTGGTGTTCGACGTCGCGCTCGGCCACGCCGACGACCGCGGGGCGGAACTGCTCGCCGACCGGTTCGTTCTCGGACCGGGAATGTACGGCAAGCACCTCGATTACACCGAGCCGACGGCCCGGGCGGTCTTCCTGGAGCTCCAGCGCCGGAAAATGGACTTCGGGGCGGACGGGATCCGCGTCGACGGGGCGCAGGATTTCACCTCCTACGACCCCGAGGCCGGCGAAATGTATCACGACGACGAGTTCCTCGCGGAGATGGACCGGGTCGTCCAGGAGGTCGCCGGCACCGAGTACCGCCCGTGGATGATCTACGAGGACGGCCGCCCGTGGCCGCGCGAGGACTGGGAACTGGCCTCCTCGTACCGCGCGCTGACCGAACAGCACCCGCACGCGTTCCAGTGGTCGCCGGTCACGTTCGCACACAACACGCCCGCGCTTCTCACGTTCTGGGCGACGAAGTGGTGGCGTATCCGCGAAATCGGCGAGTTCGGGAGCCGGTGGATCACGGGCGTCGCGAACCACGACACCGTCCGCCGCGGGACGCAGATCGACCCGACGACGGCGTTCACCCGGTCACCGATAAACCCGTATCTGGGCGACGGGTTCCCGGAGACCCTCGACGAGGCCTACGACAACGCCGCCGCGTCGATGCTGTTTCACGCCTTTCTCCCCGGCGTGCCGATGGACTTCGCCCACGCGAATATGCGCGCGCCGTGGGGGTTCGTCCGCGACACCGACGACACGTGGAACGTCAAAGTCGTCGCCGAGGAGGCGAACTTCCTCCACTGGCAGGTACGGGAGTCCGACTTCGCGGACGACCGGTTCTTCGAGCGGGTGAAGTCGCTCGGCTTCGAGTCGCTCGCCGAACTCCAGACGTTTATGGACGCGCTGGCGGCCGCGGTCGACGCCACGGACTACGATTTGGACGCGGTGGCGGCGATGCTGTCGGCGATCGATCCGCCGTTCGAGGGGAGCGACGACGGCCTCACGCCCGCGGCTCTCGAAGCCTACGCCGACGCGTGGGTCCGGGACGTCGAGGCGTTTTCCACCCTCGATCACTGGCGGGACGCGCAGGTGGAGAGACGAACGCGGTTCCGCCTGCGGACCCGGGAGTTCCGCCAGGAGCGGGAGTGGCTCCGCGGGGACCTCCGGGACGACGAGTACTTCACCTACCGACACCCGACGGAGGGGACCGTGCTCTACTATGGCCTCCGCCGCGCGCCACCCGGGGCCCCCGACGCCGAGGAACTCCTGTTCGCGGGGAATATGGAGGGGGTCGCGGTCGAAGTCTCGCCGGACTCGCTCGCGGCCGACGCGGCGGCGGACGCGAACGCCCCGTCGATTCCGACAGACGGGTGGGACCCCGCGCTGGTCTCGGCGGGGGCCGAGGAAGTGATAGCGTCCCCACCCGCAGTGACGCTCGGAAACGCCGAGGCGGTCGTCTGGAGACGGGAGCCCTGA
- a CDS encoding SRPBCC family protein, translating into MATYSRLTRVAAPLSAVWDFHSRVSGLEALTPDWMNLRVESVTGPDGDPDPEVLETGSEIRLSMRPFGVGPRQRWTSAIVDREEGDGRAVFRDEMRGGPFAEWVHTHRFLADGDETIIEDEVEYELPGGAVGRSVSPMALVGFEPMFRARHRKTKELLE; encoded by the coding sequence ATGGCGACTTACTCACGGCTGACCCGCGTCGCGGCGCCGCTGTCGGCGGTCTGGGATTTCCACTCCCGTGTCTCCGGGCTCGAAGCGCTCACGCCCGACTGGATGAATCTCCGAGTGGAGTCGGTTACCGGTCCCGACGGCGACCCCGACCCCGAGGTCTTAGAGACCGGTTCAGAGATCAGACTCTCGATGCGGCCCTTCGGAGTCGGTCCGCGTCAGCGATGGACGTCGGCCATCGTCGACCGCGAGGAAGGCGACGGGCGGGCGGTCTTCCGCGACGAGATGCGCGGCGGCCCGTTCGCCGAGTGGGTGCACACCCATCGCTTCCTCGCCGACGGCGACGAGACCATTATCGAAGACGAAGTCGAGTACGAACTCCCCGGCGGTGCGGTCGGACGGAGCGTTTCGCCGATGGCGCTCGTCGGATTCGAACCGATGTTCCGCGCGCGCCACCGCAAGACGAAGGAACTCCTGGAGTAG
- a CDS encoding transposase, which translates to MTDSYVCPHCGHIEERPYRVRLIVFTCPDCGENGRFIHASLVDRLDEVPEPQRPENWEEMPLDDRLQYAIREGLLEMSFTGPI; encoded by the coding sequence GTGACAGACTCGTACGTCTGCCCGCACTGCGGGCACATCGAAGAACGCCCCTATCGGGTCCGGCTCATCGTCTTCACCTGTCCCGACTGCGGGGAGAACGGACGGTTTATTCACGCGTCCCTCGTCGACCGGCTAGACGAGGTCCCCGAACCCCAGCGCCCCGAGAACTGGGAGGAGATGCCGCTCGACGACCGACTGCAGTACGCGATCCGCGAGGGGCTCCTCGAAATGAGTTTCACCGGACCGATCTGA
- the malA gene encoding alpha-amylase MalA, producing MDHPGPPRFVAVGESIQLAPRDPEPDATYEWRVRSAPASSTVELPNEKPVVEFVPDAAGTYELELTAPDQTHRLTVRAFPGELAPAGRPAGESGVSGNSGQQSGSARPVGESGGVSGSGSGTHSAGGGSGRPRVQLHGSIEGDELVVRADPQPHPDSDTDRDDVVVEFLLDDRDNVDEDTVHAEGWELRIPTSAVGDRVRIHGVAVADAYSVPDSIEFVREALPDGGRSGNAIGASETAHADDDGVVRETGFEVVRPNDPPQWATEVTLYEVYVRGFTSNERRDGDGSESVFERIEGRLDYLADLGVDCLWLTPVLENDHAPHGYNITDFFSIADDLGDREDYEAFVEAAHDRGMKVLFDLVLNHSARDHPFFRDAYKNPESAYYDWYDWQDSGEPETYFDWEYIANWNFENLAVRRHLLDAVDTWFEVADGFRCDMAWAVPDTFWRELRDRVKARDPEFLLLDETIPYIADFHDGMFDMHFDTTLYFTLRQVGRGDAGAESILDAVEQRTTVGFPPHAAFMLYIENHDETRYLVECGDDAAKAAAGALVTLPGVPMLYGGQELGQQGRRDAIAWDDARSEFREHYARLLDLREEVPALGPQGALERIDYGADTDRAVAFARERDGESYVCVLNFGESPATVTLDDRRVDATDLVAGESLATADGLEVDHVAVFRSQ from the coding sequence ATGGACCATCCAGGCCCCCCTCGGTTCGTCGCGGTCGGCGAATCCATCCAACTCGCGCCACGCGACCCCGAACCGGACGCGACGTACGAATGGCGGGTGCGCAGCGCCCCGGCGAGTAGCACAGTCGAACTCCCGAACGAGAAGCCGGTCGTGGAGTTCGTTCCGGACGCCGCGGGTACCTACGAACTCGAACTCACCGCACCGGATCAGACCCACCGACTCACCGTCAGGGCGTTCCCGGGCGAACTCGCTCCGGCCGGGAGGCCCGCCGGTGAAAGCGGCGTAAGCGGGAACAGCGGCCAGCAGAGCGGATCCGCACGACCGGTGGGTGAGAGCGGCGGCGTCTCCGGCTCCGGATCGGGAACGCATTCCGCGGGCGGCGGCAGCGGCCGTCCGCGAGTGCAACTCCACGGATCGATCGAGGGCGACGAACTCGTCGTCCGGGCCGACCCGCAGCCCCATCCCGACAGCGACACCGACCGCGACGACGTCGTTGTCGAGTTCCTGCTCGACGACCGCGACAACGTCGACGAGGATACCGTCCACGCCGAGGGCTGGGAGCTTCGGATCCCGACCTCGGCCGTGGGGGATCGCGTGCGGATCCACGGCGTCGCGGTCGCGGACGCCTACAGCGTCCCGGACTCGATCGAGTTCGTCCGCGAGGCCCTCCCCGACGGGGGTCGGTCGGGAAATGCGATCGGGGCTTCCGAGACAGCCCACGCCGATGACGACGGTGTCGTCAGGGAGACTGGGTTCGAGGTCGTCCGTCCGAACGACCCGCCGCAGTGGGCGACCGAGGTCACGCTCTATGAGGTCTACGTGCGCGGATTCACGAGCAACGAGCGACGGGACGGCGACGGGTCAGAATCCGTCTTCGAGCGGATCGAGGGGCGACTCGACTACCTGGCGGACCTCGGCGTCGACTGCCTGTGGCTGACGCCGGTGCTGGAGAACGACCACGCGCCGCACGGCTACAACATCACGGACTTCTTCAGTATCGCCGACGACCTCGGCGACCGCGAGGATTACGAGGCGTTCGTCGAGGCCGCACACGACCGTGGAATGAAGGTGCTCTTCGACCTGGTGTTGAATCACTCCGCTCGCGATCACCCGTTCTTTCGGGACGCCTACAAGAACCCCGAATCGGCGTACTACGACTGGTACGACTGGCAGGACAGCGGCGAACCGGAGACGTACTTCGACTGGGAGTACATCGCCAACTGGAACTTCGAGAACCTCGCCGTCCGCCGGCACCTCCTCGACGCCGTGGACACGTGGTTCGAGGTCGCCGACGGGTTCCGGTGCGATATGGCGTGGGCCGTCCCCGACACCTTCTGGCGCGAACTCCGCGACCGCGTGAAGGCCCGGGACCCGGAGTTCCTCCTCCTCGACGAGACCATCCCGTACATCGCGGACTTCCACGACGGGATGTTCGATATGCACTTCGACACCACGCTGTACTTCACGCTGCGGCAGGTCGGTCGCGGCGACGCCGGCGCGGAGTCGATCCTCGACGCCGTCGAGCAGCGTACGACGGTCGGCTTCCCGCCGCACGCCGCGTTCATGCTCTACATCGAAAACCACGACGAGACGCGCTATCTCGTCGAGTGCGGCGACGACGCCGCGAAGGCCGCCGCCGGCGCGCTCGTCACGCTGCCGGGAGTCCCGATGCTCTACGGCGGTCAGGAACTCGGCCAGCAGGGGCGACGCGACGCGATCGCGTGGGACGACGCCCGCTCCGAGTTCCGCGAGCACTACGCGCGATTGCTCGATCTCCGCGAGGAGGTGCCCGCGCTCGGGCCCCAGGGCGCGCTCGAACGGATCGACTACGGGGCCGACACCGACCGCGCCGTCGCCTTCGCGAGAGAGCGCGACGGCGAGTCCTACGTCTGCGTGCTGAACTTCGGCGAGTCGCCGGCGACGGTGACCCTCGACGATCGGCGCGTCGACGCCACCGACCTCGTCGCGGGCGAGTCGCTGGCGACCGCCGACGGCCTGGAAGTCGACCACGTCGCAGTCTTCCGCTCGCAGTGA
- a CDS encoding glycoside hydrolase family 15 protein translates to MRLRTVLNEYKRDRDGRFPGELPTTEGALSGHGDRLVHVGRHGALRDYSSALSGLYGIDRSRFAIEADGEIRWFDDLEPVRQHYYRETSLVETEYNAGSYTVHQYDLTLGRAHVTHVELRGAIPTDAHLTAFLTLAPEGRETQVGRLIHDEGGPRDTQAVEVFHRNEHDYVTASTGLDDVRGQVPERFEEMLSTDAFDFPRDAVLERYEDTHLSGDIVVSAPLEQEGRGVQTTLVTQISDHAEVDREAALADLRHCALSHTSADDIRAAARERAEIVVPEGTPRQKTVRSDLRALSLLTAPSGAHIAGPEFDPFYTHSGGYGYTWFRDEAESARHLLRSDDALGLDAIDRLTAVGSFFCTTQLDDGSWPHRVWAIDGSLAPGWANARIEDSDGPEYQADQTASVVTYLATLLSERRSDLTADQRSRFRRAVRDGIDALDEELEADGLPSACQNAWENMVGRFVHTAAAFLQAYATVAEAPVDGELADHAASQADAVFEGLDRLWDDEYEVYALRVRDGGLDSRLDSGSFALVEALAAYDDVGALDGLPPKALSRLETHMETALEDLYRESDDGEVAGLIRFEGDYWRSADQDDEKVWSVSTAWGANAAAELATLLDAHGRSNAAESFLERATELYDLLGRDGPFCSGAGYLAEQTFDDGTRDSATPLGWSHAMRLRATGTLAAQDALPAPKPAPSGPTGRPRWTTGEKYGVGTVADHTAEDPSRVWFTLTEGSLTEVRFPRVDLMNLRTLDFLVVDAGEEAAYTARTHNETRRDDEADTIERRAEIVDDDALVFRHVISETGDGRGHEWRLTAEYVTDPEHDALLVDVAFEATDDNEYELYAVADASLTNTGSTDRGLRLGGSGGYQLVARDSSAYDQGGDVEPLLIDEDGTEYSVAAAMAAAGRFDWATVGVAGSEYLSELFTDGKAPTPVDSVDDESVVLVGRIGTGADVADRLALGFAEDADTAAALGEAAGALSRGYETVRRGYVDSWDEFLADKELPESVLDDEALANQYKTCLMSLRAVEDKTFLGAGIASPSVPWGEAVTAEEAKGYGYNFVWSRDLYQVFTVFEAVDDLETARLALEYIYRYQQDDRGFIPQNTYLNGRTRWGGEQMDNISFPQVMAWMLRERGVDFADTEYGYVNIKRSADYVARNGPPTAQERWEEEAGYSPSSIAAEIAGLACAADIAIEEGHEADALIWQALADDWTDRVEEWTATETGTERHTNTPYYVRITRDGDPDAGHLRTLANNGPTLDEREIIDAGFLELTRLGIKPAHDEVVRNSVAEVDRTLRVDTPHGPAFYRYNGDGYGERAVDKEGAPWSIESKGKGRLWPIFTGERGEYELLHGPDEAALEPQNMLETMAGFANSGRMLAEQVWDREHSTEFNWAFGEGTGAATPLAWSMAQFVRLAHSIDAGRPVEMPSALRERYVERDRPTGPRLQVSTRFKGDELVVSGRTDAAVVAVKTPSETALVDPVEGSFETSLDIEHGENQVTVASATDRDLRAAGTSVARFTL, encoded by the coding sequence ATGAGACTACGGACCGTGCTGAACGAATATAAGCGCGACCGCGACGGGCGATTCCCTGGCGAGTTGCCCACCACCGAGGGCGCGCTCTCCGGGCACGGCGACCGGCTCGTTCACGTCGGAAGACACGGGGCACTGCGAGACTACTCGTCTGCGCTTTCCGGACTGTACGGGATCGACCGCTCCCGCTTCGCCATCGAAGCCGACGGTGAGATCCGCTGGTTCGACGACCTCGAACCGGTCCGACAGCACTACTACCGGGAAACGAGCCTCGTCGAGACCGAGTACAACGCCGGATCGTACACCGTCCACCAGTACGACCTCACGCTCGGGCGAGCCCACGTCACACACGTCGAACTCCGCGGGGCGATCCCGACCGACGCCCACCTGACCGCGTTCCTGACGCTCGCGCCGGAGGGCCGCGAGACGCAGGTCGGTCGGCTCATCCACGACGAGGGGGGTCCGCGCGACACGCAGGCCGTCGAGGTGTTCCACCGGAACGAACACGACTACGTCACCGCCTCGACCGGCCTCGACGACGTCCGCGGGCAGGTCCCCGAACGGTTCGAGGAGATGCTTTCGACGGACGCGTTCGACTTCCCGCGAGACGCCGTCCTCGAACGGTACGAGGACACCCACCTCAGCGGTGACATCGTCGTCTCCGCCCCGCTGGAACAGGAGGGTCGCGGCGTCCAGACCACGCTCGTCACACAGATCTCCGATCACGCCGAGGTCGACCGGGAGGCCGCGCTGGCGGACCTCCGGCACTGCGCGCTCTCGCACACGAGCGCGGACGACATCCGGGCGGCCGCCCGGGAACGGGCTGAGATCGTCGTCCCCGAGGGAACGCCCCGGCAGAAGACGGTTCGCTCGGACTTGCGGGCGCTGTCGCTCCTGACCGCGCCGTCGGGCGCACACATCGCCGGGCCCGAGTTCGATCCGTTCTACACGCACTCGGGCGGCTACGGGTACACGTGGTTCCGGGACGAGGCCGAGAGCGCGCGCCACCTCCTGCGGAGCGACGACGCGCTCGGCCTGGACGCGATCGACCGACTCACTGCGGTCGGATCGTTCTTCTGTACGACCCAACTGGACGACGGGTCGTGGCCGCACCGCGTGTGGGCGATCGACGGGTCGCTGGCGCCCGGCTGGGCGAACGCGCGAATCGAGGACTCCGACGGCCCCGAGTACCAGGCCGATCAGACCGCCAGCGTCGTCACCTACCTCGCGACGCTGCTGTCCGAACGGCGATCGGACCTCACCGCCGACCAGCGGAGTCGGTTCCGTCGCGCCGTCCGAGACGGGATCGACGCACTCGACGAAGAACTCGAGGCCGACGGGCTCCCGAGCGCGTGTCAGAACGCCTGGGAAAATATGGTCGGACGCTTCGTCCACACCGCTGCGGCGTTCCTGCAGGCGTACGCGACGGTCGCCGAGGCACCCGTCGACGGCGAGTTAGCGGACCACGCGGCCTCGCAAGCCGACGCGGTCTTCGAGGGCCTCGACAGGCTGTGGGACGACGAGTACGAGGTGTACGCGCTCCGCGTTCGGGACGGCGGCCTCGACTCGCGACTTGATTCGGGTTCCTTCGCCCTCGTCGAGGCGCTGGCCGCCTACGACGACGTCGGCGCGCTCGACGGACTCCCGCCGAAGGCGTTGTCGCGGCTCGAAACGCACATGGAGACCGCCCTGGAGGACCTCTACCGCGAATCCGACGACGGCGAGGTCGCGGGCTTGATCCGGTTCGAGGGCGACTACTGGCGCAGCGCCGACCAGGACGACGAGAAGGTGTGGTCGGTTTCGACCGCCTGGGGCGCGAACGCGGCCGCCGAGTTGGCGACGCTGCTCGACGCGCACGGCCGTTCGAACGCGGCGGAGTCGTTCCTCGAACGCGCGACGGAACTGTACGACCTCCTGGGCCGAGACGGCCCGTTCTGTTCGGGTGCGGGCTACCTCGCGGAGCAGACGTTCGACGACGGGACGCGCGACAGCGCGACGCCGCTCGGATGGTCGCACGCGATGCGACTGCGCGCGACCGGGACGCTCGCGGCGCAGGACGCGCTCCCGGCACCGAAACCGGCTCCGTCGGGACCGACGGGACGACCGCGGTGGACGACCGGCGAGAAGTACGGTGTCGGCACGGTGGCGGACCACACCGCCGAGGACCCCTCTCGGGTCTGGTTCACGCTCACCGAGGGCTCGTTGACCGAGGTCCGCTTCCCCAGGGTCGATCTGATGAACCTCCGGACGTTGGACTTTCTGGTGGTCGACGCGGGGGAGGAGGCGGCGTACACGGCGCGGACGCACAACGAGACGCGCCGCGACGACGAGGCCGACACGATCGAGCGCCGGGCCGAGATCGTCGACGACGACGCGCTGGTGTTCCGGCACGTGATCTCGGAGACCGGCGACGGCCGGGGCCACGAGTGGCGGCTGACGGCGGAGTACGTCACCGACCCCGAACACGACGCGCTGCTCGTCGACGTCGCCTTCGAGGCGACCGACGACAACGAGTACGAACTGTACGCCGTCGCGGACGCCTCGCTCACCAACACCGGCTCGACGGATCGTGGGCTCCGACTCGGCGGCTCAGGGGGGTACCAACTCGTCGCTCGCGACTCCAGTGCGTACGACCAGGGCGGCGACGTTGAACCGCTACTCATCGACGAAGACGGCACCGAGTACAGCGTCGCGGCCGCGATGGCTGCCGCGGGTCGCTTCGACTGGGCGACGGTCGGCGTCGCGGGCTCGGAGTACCTCTCGGAGTTGTTCACCGACGGGAAAGCACCCACGCCGGTCGACAGCGTCGACGACGAAAGCGTGGTCCTCGTCGGACGGATCGGCACCGGTGCGGACGTCGCCGATCGGTTGGCGCTCGGGTTCGCCGAGGACGCCGACACGGCGGCCGCGCTCGGGGAGGCGGCGGGTGCGCTCAGTCGCGGCTACGAGACGGTTCGACGCGGATACGTCGACAGCTGGGACGAGTTCCTCGCGGACAAGGAGCTTCCCGAATCGGTCCTCGACGACGAGGCCCTCGCCAACCAGTACAAGACGTGCCTGATGTCGCTGCGCGCGGTCGAGGACAAGACCTTCCTGGGTGCCGGCATCGCGTCGCCGTCGGTGCCGTGGGGCGAGGCCGTCACCGCCGAGGAGGCGAAGGGGTACGGCTACAACTTCGTCTGGTCGCGGGACCTCTATCAGGTGTTCACGGTCTTCGAGGCGGTCGACGACCTCGAAACGGCGCGCCTGGCGCTCGAATACATCTACCGCTACCAGCAGGACGACCGCGGGTTCATCCCGCAGAACACGTACCTGAACGGGCGGACCCGCTGGGGCGGCGAACAGATGGACAACATCTCGTTCCCGCAGGTGATGGCCTGGATGCTCAGAGAGCGGGGCGTCGACTTCGCGGACACCGAGTACGGTTACGTCAACATCAAGCGCTCGGCGGACTACGTCGCGCGCAACGGTCCGCCGACCGCCCAGGAGCGCTGGGAGGAGGAGGCCGGTTACTCGCCGTCGTCGATCGCCGCCGAGATTGCCGGACTCGCCTGCGCGGCGGACATTGCCATCGAAGAGGGCCACGAAGCCGACGCGCTCATCTGGCAGGCGCTGGCGGACGACTGGACCGACCGGGTCGAGGAGTGGACCGCGACCGAGACGGGGACCGAACGGCACACCAATACGCCGTACTACGTCCGGATCACTCGCGACGGCGACCCCGACGCCGGCCACCTGCGGACCCTCGCGAACAACGGGCCGACGCTCGACGAGCGGGAGATCATCGACGCCGGCTTCCTCGAACTCACCCGACTCGGTATCAAGCCGGCTCACGACGAGGTCGTCCGCAACTCCGTTGCCGAGGTCGACAGGACGCTCCGCGTGGACACGCCGCACGGGCCGGCGTTCTACCGCTACAACGGCGACGGCTACGGCGAGCGAGCCGTCGACAAAGAGGGCGCGCCGTGGTCGATCGAATCCAAGGGGAAGGGTCGCCTCTGGCCCATATTCACCGGCGAGCGCGGCGAGTACGAGCTCCTGCACGGTCCCGACGAAGCAGCGCTGGAGCCGCAGAATATGCTCGAAACGATGGCCGGTTTCGCCAACTCGGGGAGAATGCTCGCAGAGCAGGTCTGGGACCGCGAGCACAGCACGGAGTTCAACTGGGCGTTCGGCGAGGGTACCGGGGCGGCGACGCCGCTCGCGTGGTCGATGGCACAGTTCGTCAGACTGGCGCACAGCATCGACGCGGGGCGGCCGGTCGAGATGCCGTCGGCGCTGCGCGAGCGCTACGTCGAGCGCGACCGTCCGACGGGACCGCGACTGCAGGTCAGTACCCGGTTCAAGGGCGACGAGCTCGTGGTCTCCGGCCGGACCGACGCCGCGGTCGTCGCGGTCAAGACGCCCTCGGAGACGGCGCTCGTCGACCCCGTCGAGGGGTCCTTCGAGACCTCGCTCGACATCGAACACGGCGAGAACCAGGTCACCGTGGCGTCAGCCACCGACCGGGACCTGCGAGCGGCCGGGACGAGCGTGGCCAGGTTTACGCTCTGA